In a single window of the Campylobacter magnus genome:
- a CDS encoding type II toxin-antitoxin system HicB family antitoxin, with the protein MILNAIIEKDEFGYFAYVLALEGCVSQGKSYEEALANINEAAKLYLESIKQ; encoded by the coding sequence ATGATATTAAACGCAATCATAGAAAAAGACGAGTTTGGCTACTTTGCCTATGTTCTAGCCCTTGAAGGCTGTGTATCCCAGGGCAAAAGCTATGAAGAAGCACTAGCGAATATAAATGAAGCTGCCAAACTCTACTTAGAGAGCATAAAGCAATGA
- the luxS gene encoding S-ribosylhomocysteine lyase yields MPLLDSFKVDHTKMNAPGVRLAKVMTTPKGDKISVFDLRFCKPNEEILSEKGIHTLEHLFAGFMREHLNGAECEIIDISPMGCRTGFYMSLIGTPSSQAVKAAWEASMNDVLGLKDENALPEVNKYQCGTYKMHSLYEAQEIAKNTLNRGIGIIDSDAIKLENI; encoded by the coding sequence ATGCCACTACTAGATAGTTTTAAAGTAGATCACACAAAAATGAATGCTCCAGGCGTTCGCCTAGCAAAGGTCATGACCACGCCAAAAGGCGATAAAATCAGCGTTTTTGACCTGCGCTTTTGTAAGCCAAATGAAGAGATTTTAAGCGAAAAAGGTATTCACACCTTAGAACATCTTTTTGCTGGCTTTATGAGAGAGCATCTAAACGGCGCAGAGTGCGAGATAATCGACATTTCGCCTATGGGCTGTAGAACAGGCTTTTACATGAGTTTGATCGGCACACCAAGCAGCCAAGCTGTAAAGGCTGCATGGGAGGCTTCTATGAACGATGTGCTAGGGCTAAAAGACGAAAATGCCTTGCCTGAGGTAAATAAATATCAGTGCGGAACTTATAAAATGCACTCTTTATATGAGGCGCAAGAAATAGCAAAAAACACGCTAAATCGTGGTATAGGCATCATAGATAGTGACGCTATTAAGCTAGAAAATATATAA
- the galE gene encoding UDP-glucose 4-epimerase GalE produces MKILLTGAAGYIGSHVLKQLLETGEHEICVVDNLYSGKLEALQCLEKIAKFDFIKLDITNTAELEKLMVARRFDAVIHFAAFIEVAESVAKPLKYYLNNTANTANLVKIAIESGVKYFIFSSTAATYGEPEGGVVSEESPQIPINPYGASKLMSERIIKDACAASKAKAGANGMKYGILRYFNVAGADGEIGQNYPNATHLIKVVCECICGARESVSVFGSDYESRDGTCERDYIHVCDLASAHLAVLEYLSSHESDVFNVGYGKGFSVREVIECAKKVSGVDFKVLGAPRRVGDPAVLISNASKIRKLTSWQPRYESLELIISSALAWEKKCRNLS; encoded by the coding sequence ATGAAAATCTTACTAACCGGAGCTGCTGGCTACATCGGCTCTCATGTGCTAAAACAGCTTTTAGAGACTGGCGAGCACGAAATCTGCGTGGTTGACAACCTATATAGTGGCAAGCTAGAAGCTTTGCAGTGCTTAGAAAAAATCGCTAAGTTTGATTTCATCAAACTAGATATCACAAACACCGCTGAGCTTGAAAAACTAATGGTTGCAAGGCGTTTTGATGCTGTTATTCACTTCGCTGCTTTTATCGAGGTGGCTGAGAGCGTCGCAAAGCCGCTAAAATACTACCTAAACAACACCGCAAACACCGCAAATCTCGTAAAAATCGCTATCGAAAGTGGAGTAAAATACTTCATTTTTAGCTCCACAGCTGCCACCTACGGCGAGCCAGAGGGCGGCGTAGTAAGCGAAGAAAGCCCGCAAATACCGATAAATCCATACGGCGCAAGCAAGTTAATGAGCGAGCGCATCATCAAAGATGCCTGCGCTGCTAGCAAGGCAAAAGCTGGCGCAAACGGCATGAAATACGGAATTTTGCGCTATTTTAATGTAGCAGGCGCAGACGGAGAAATCGGTCAAAACTACCCAAACGCCACGCATTTAATCAAAGTAGTCTGCGAGTGTATCTGTGGCGCTAGAGAAAGCGTCAGCGTCTTTGGCAGCGACTATGAGAGCAGGGACGGGACCTGCGAGCGTGATTATATCCATGTTTGCGACCTTGCTAGCGCGCATTTAGCGGTTTTAGAGTATCTTAGCAGCCATGAAAGCGATGTGTTTAATGTAGGCTACGGCAAGGGCTTTAGCGTGCGTGAGGTGATAGAGTGTGCCAAAAAAGTAAGCGGCGTGGACTTTAAAGTGCTGGGTGCCCCGCGCCGCGTAGGTGATCCGGCCGTACTAATCTCAAATGCTAGCAAAATCCGCAAGCTTACAAGCTGGCAGCCACGCTATGAGAGCCTTGAATTAATAATCTCAAGCGCACTTGCTTGGGAGAAAAAGTGTCGCAATCTAAGCTAG
- the gltX gene encoding glutamate--tRNA ligase, with the protein MYRFAPSPTGDMHIGNLRAALINYLCSLQDKSGFVLRIEDTDKERNIEGKDAEIMTILSEFGVKWQTLYYQSKNLKFHQEFAHKLLSEGKAFLCFCDEETLAAKKEKAKDENRPYRYDGACENLSSEEVFNNPRPAVVRLKIPKDADFSFVDGIKGKVEFEPSNFDSFVLLRADKTPTYNFACAIDDMLEGVTCVIRGEDHVSNTPRQNLIRRALGYTQEIKYAHLPIILNKAGQKMSKRENSSSVKWLLEAGYTPEAIANYLLLLGNKTPREIFSLDEAKEWFSLDKLSKSPAKFDEDKLAQINREHIKRASDERLKELGIPKPALARFYTQESSLIPEIKEKISAIYSKKDIPDEWRENAGILKKAILEFQTFPETFKDFQSELMAKTALKGKGFFMPLRLLLTGAQHGPELSELYALIKDDLREIVSL; encoded by the coding sequence ATGTATAGATTTGCCCCAAGTCCCACTGGCGACATGCATATAGGCAATTTGCGAGCCGCACTCATAAACTATCTTTGCTCGCTGCAAGATAAATCTGGCTTTGTGCTACGCATAGAAGATACTGATAAAGAGCGAAACATAGAAGGCAAGGACGCTGAAATAATGACGATTTTAAGTGAGTTTGGCGTGAAGTGGCAGACGCTTTATTACCAAAGTAAAAATCTAAAATTTCACCAAGAATTCGCTCATAAACTTTTAAGCGAGGGCAAGGCGTTTTTGTGCTTTTGTGATGAAGAGACCTTGGCTGCTAAAAAAGAGAAAGCAAAAGACGAAAATAGGCCTTACCGCTACGATGGAGCCTGCGAAAATCTAAGTAGCGAAGAAGTATTTAATAATCCACGCCCTGCTGTCGTTCGCCTAAAAATACCAAAAGATGCTGATTTTAGCTTTGTTGATGGTATAAAAGGCAAGGTGGAGTTTGAGCCAAGTAATTTTGATAGCTTTGTGCTGCTTAGGGCTGATAAAACGCCTACTTATAACTTTGCTTGCGCTATTGATGATATGTTAGAGGGCGTTACTTGTGTGATCCGTGGCGAAGACCATGTAAGCAACACCCCACGCCAAAATCTAATCCGCAGAGCCCTTGGATATACGCAGGAGATTAAATACGCGCATTTGCCGATAATTTTAAATAAAGCTGGGCAAAAAATGAGCAAGCGTGAGAACTCAAGCTCGGTTAAATGGCTGCTTGAGGCTGGCTACACCCCAGAGGCGATTGCTAATTATTTATTGCTTCTTGGCAATAAAACGCCGCGCGAGATCTTTAGCCTTGATGAGGCTAAGGAGTGGTTTAGCCTTGATAAGCTTAGTAAGAGTCCAGCAAAGTTTGATGAGGATAAACTAGCCCAAATTAATAGAGAACACATAAAAAGAGCTAGCGATGAACGCTTAAAAGAACTTGGAATTCCAAAACCTGCTTTGGCTAGATTTTACACGCAAGAAAGCTCGCTAATTCCAGAAATAAAAGAGAAAATAAGCGCAATTTATAGCAAAAAAGATATTCCTGATGAGTGGAGAGAAAACGCTGGAATTCTAAAAAAAGCAATTCTAGAATTCCAAACTTTCCCTGAGACCTTTAAAGATTTTCAAAGCGAGCTAATGGCAAAAACAGCTCTTAAAGGCAAGGGCTTTTTTATGCCTTTGCGCCTGCTTTTAACAGGTGCGCAGCACGGCCCAGAGCTAAGTGAGCTTTATGCTTTAATCAAAGATGATTTGCGGGAGATTGTTAGTTTATGA
- the thiE gene encoding thiamine phosphate synthase, with protein MKIYALSDEKFTPNELLFASIKRLCNGGASVIQYRNKSGSHNEKELSKISEFCASVGVSFIINDDALLAKRVGAAGVHVGKDDGGVGRARDILGGDAIIGASCYDSCELAIKAQNEGASYVAFGAVFRSPTKPNAVCCPLEVISKAKELLKVPVCAIGGINASNIASVAKAGADYAAVVSALYTKDQIEQNLLELKRAIKI; from the coding sequence ATGAAAATTTATGCTCTAAGTGATGAAAAATTTACTCCAAATGAGCTTTTATTTGCTAGTATTAAAAGGCTGTGTAATGGCGGTGCTAGCGTGATTCAATACCGCAATAAAAGTGGTTCTCACAATGAAAAAGAACTAAGCAAGATTAGTGAGTTTTGTGCTAGTGTTGGCGTGAGTTTTATCATAAATGATGATGCGCTTTTAGCCAAAAGAGTTGGCGCAGCTGGTGTGCATGTGGGCAAAGATGATGGTGGAGTAGGGCGTGCTAGGGATATTTTAGGTGGTGATGCTATCATCGGTGCTAGCTGCTATGACAGCTGTGAGCTAGCTATAAAGGCGCAAAACGAGGGTGCTAGCTACGTAGCCTTTGGGGCTGTTTTTAGAAGTCCTACAAAGCCAAATGCCGTTTGCTGCCCACTTGAAGTAATTAGCAAGGCAAAAGAGCTTTTAAAAGTGCCAGTTTGCGCAATAGGCGGTATAAATGCTAGTAATATCGCAAGCGTGGCAAAAGCTGGCGCAGACTACGCAGCTGTGGTAAGCGCACTATATACAAAAGATCAAATAGAACAAAATTTGCTTGAGCTAAAAAGGGCGATAAAAATCTAG
- a CDS encoding DUF2325 domain-containing protein, with the protein MSVLVIGADEITPIKSVLKSLGANEIEHWDARNENRINRRPLPANTDCIVMLTSFLNHNTMKKIKTEAKKRDIPLVCAKRSVSCVFCEYCKVFKLNKEFGCDTCE; encoded by the coding sequence ATGTCAGTATTAGTAATAGGTGCAGACGAAATAACACCGATAAAATCAGTATTAAAAAGCCTTGGAGCTAATGAAATCGAACACTGGGACGCAAGAAATGAAAACCGCATAAATCGTCGTCCGTTACCAGCAAATACTGATTGTATAGTAATGCTTACAAGCTTTTTAAATCACAACACGATGAAAAAAATCAAAACTGAAGCAAAAAAGCGTGATATCCCTCTAGTATGTGCTAAAAGAAGCGTTAGTTGCGTATTTTGTGAGTATTGTAAGGTTTTTAAACTAAACAAAGAGTTTGGTTGCGATACTTGCGAATAG
- a CDS encoding YggT family protein produces the protein MVLSTFLSAVANILHMVITAYIWVLIAAALISWIQPNPFNPIVQLLYKLTAPAYALVRKTRIPTVFGGIDLAPLLLIFALEFIDMFFIGLLHEMARSL, from the coding sequence ATAGTTTTAAGCACATTTTTAAGCGCAGTGGCAAATATACTTCACATGGTAATAACTGCGTATATTTGGGTGCTAATAGCAGCTGCGTTAATTAGCTGGATACAGCCTAACCCTTTTAATCCAATAGTCCAGCTACTATATAAGCTCACAGCCCCAGCCTACGCGCTAGTTCGCAAAACTAGAATTCCCACGGTTTTTGGTGGCATTGATTTAGCACCACTTTTGCTGATTTTTGCTTTAGAGTTTATTGATATGTTTTTTATAGGGTTGCTTCATGAGATGGCTCGTTCTTTGTAG
- the fldA gene encoding flavodoxin FldA, whose translation MSKVCIVYGSSMGNTEEAANLIANKLGVDDVYNIGQTDADTINGYEKIIFGTSTWGSGDLQDEWDSFDFDSLDVNGKTIALFGMGDSSSYSDTYCNGMGILFEKFSAKGAKIVGAVSTDGYTFDESEAVKDGKFVGLALDADNESDKTEERISNWVEQIRSDFA comes from the coding sequence ATGAGTAAAGTATGTATAGTGTATGGCTCAAGCATGGGTAATACAGAAGAAGCAGCGAATCTAATCGCTAACAAACTAGGCGTTGATGATGTTTATAACATCGGTCAAACTGATGCTGATACAATCAATGGCTATGAAAAAATCATCTTTGGCACCTCTACTTGGGGCAGCGGCGATTTGCAAGATGAGTGGGATAGCTTTGATTTTGACAGCCTTGATGTAAATGGCAAAACAATAGCTTTATTTGGTATGGGTGATAGCAGCAGCTACAGCGATACTTATTGCAATGGCATGGGAATTTTGTTTGAAAAATTCAGCGCAAAAGGCGCAAAAATCGTAGGTGCTGTAAGTACTGATGGCTATACTTTTGATGAGAGCGAAGCTGTGAAAGACGGCAAATTCGTAGGACTTGCGCTTGATGCTGATAATGAAAGCGACAAAACAGAAGAGCGCATCTCAAACTGGGTTGAGCAAATCCGCTCTGATTTTGCTTAA
- a CDS encoding lytic transglycosylase domain-containing protein: MRWLVLCSIFCLSVLSAEIPSYSELLKAPKGLAKDYYIYRYASEKNPNKAELKELQKLIFRNSGKIKKLFDSKVGVLKLPPECEGDIYAASPACQKDLLSKQYLESLSKEQRERLAQYFKGRDNDLYTLSMAMNSPDPLGYINASGNIWAYYRYLGASVNLANELRKIRPSRAMWASLSKSNRFLNLLSEAVVKGENTALKHWLLELNPSEPQGMAAFWAGLNALLSGDEKKAELFFEQAAKTPASASGRDQALFWHYLLTKSQTSLKTLSNSKDINMYSLYAKEITGNNKLEVIVPQPVQVGLTGYDISDPFTWQRTKDEAAKLKGKELANYALKFYTKTTQGEFSYLMQRAYKGARHYFPTPFMEFIGTNDISRQALILAIARQESRFVPSAVSVSYALGMMQFMPFVANDIGKKKLGIPGFKEDDMFKPRVAYEFANYHLNYLEKYLKNPIFIAYAYNGGLGFTRRMITGGKLFNANTSKYTRFEPFISMELVPYAESREYAKKVLANYVIYSSILGSNIKISKFFEKLAIPGGAESFR, from the coding sequence ATGAGATGGCTCGTTCTTTGTAGTATTTTTTGTTTGTCTGTGCTAAGTGCTGAAATTCCATCTTATAGCGAGCTTTTAAAGGCTCCAAAAGGTCTAGCAAAAGACTATTATATTTACCGCTATGCCAGCGAAAAAAATCCAAATAAAGCAGAATTAAAAGAGCTTCAAAAGCTGATTTTTAGAAACTCAGGTAAGATAAAAAAGCTCTTTGATAGCAAGGTTGGAGTGCTAAAACTACCGCCTGAGTGCGAGGGCGACATCTATGCAGCCAGCCCTGCTTGCCAAAAAGACCTGCTTAGTAAACAATACCTTGAAAGCCTTAGTAAAGAGCAAAGAGAGCGTCTAGCGCAGTATTTTAAAGGTAGAGACAATGACCTCTATACTCTAAGCATGGCCATGAATAGCCCTGACCCACTTGGCTATATAAATGCTAGTGGCAATATCTGGGCGTATTACCGCTATCTTGGAGCTAGTGTAAATCTAGCTAATGAACTGCGCAAAATCCGCCCAAGCCGTGCTATGTGGGCAAGTCTAAGTAAATCAAATCGCTTTTTAAACCTGCTTAGCGAGGCTGTGGTAAAAGGCGAAAATACTGCCTTAAAACACTGGCTTTTAGAGCTAAATCCGAGCGAGCCTCAGGGCATGGCTGCTTTTTGGGCTGGGCTAAATGCGCTTTTAAGCGGCGATGAGAAAAAAGCAGAGCTGTTTTTTGAGCAAGCTGCAAAAACCCCAGCAAGTGCGTCTGGGCGTGATCAGGCTTTGTTTTGGCATTATTTGCTAACTAAGAGCCAAACTAGCCTAAAAACGCTCTCAAATAGCAAAGATATAAATATGTATAGCCTCTATGCCAAAGAAATCACTGGCAATAATAAACTTGAAGTAATAGTACCCCAGCCAGTCCAAGTAGGGCTAACAGGCTATGATATAAGCGATCCTTTTACTTGGCAGCGGACAAAAGACGAGGCAGCCAAACTAAAAGGCAAAGAACTAGCAAACTATGCGCTAAAGTTTTATACCAAAACCACACAAGGCGAGTTTAGTTATCTAATGCAGAGGGCTTATAAGGGCGCAAGGCATTATTTTCCAACGCCATTTATGGAATTTATTGGCACAAATGATATCTCTCGCCAAGCTCTCATCCTAGCCATTGCTCGCCAAGAAAGCCGCTTTGTCCCCTCTGCAGTATCGGTGTCGTATGCGCTGGGGATGATGCAGTTTATGCCTTTTGTGGCAAATGATATCGGTAAGAAAAAGCTTGGAATTCCTGGCTTTAAAGAAGATGATATGTTTAAGCCTAGGGTGGCTTATGAGTTTGCTAATTATCATTTAAATTATTTAGAAAAATACTTAAAAAACCCGATTTTTATAGCTTATGCGTATAATGGCGGACTTGGCTTTACAAGGCGTATGATTACAGGTGGCAAGCTATTTAATGCTAATACATCAAAATACACACGCTTTGAGCCCTTTATCTCAATGGAGCTAGTGCCTTATGCAGAAAGCCGTGAGTATGCTAAAAAAGTGCTAGCAAACTATGTAATTTACAGCTCTATCTTGGGCTCCAATATAAAGATCTCGAAATTTTTTGAAAAACTAGCAATACCTGGTGGGGCTGAGAGCTTTCGCTAG
- a CDS encoding glycosyltransferase, with translation MKKLSVFIYSMAGGGAERVVSNLLKYLVNHFEIHLILQNEQIDYELPKGVKIHLLENSKPFESGILKLAKIPFLALKYKALCQNLDIDTHFVWMNRPCYIAGLARIFGLKGAFVFNECSTPSVLYKNAGIKGAVSKALLKWLYPKADFIYPNSTGALEDLRDNYGINPSKMRVLYNALDLDEIEQKAAQPLTELENKKFFLSVGRLDEGKNHELLIRAYASLAHPDLPDLVILGRGVLEAHLRGVINKLGLEQKVHLLGFSANPYKFMRACEAFVFVSRFEGFANVLIEAMACGALVITSEHKSGAKELIGGDKYGILVPVDDERATAAAMKRVLDEKTLKEQYRSRSLIRAKDFAAPKIASELITELKGF, from the coding sequence ATGAAAAAACTTAGTGTTTTTATATACTCTATGGCTGGTGGTGGAGCCGAGCGCGTAGTAAGCAATCTACTAAAATACCTAGTAAATCACTTTGAAATTCATCTTATTTTACAAAACGAGCAAATAGACTACGAGCTACCAAAGGGCGTAAAAATCCACTTGCTAGAAAACTCTAAGCCCTTTGAAAGCGGTATTTTAAAGCTAGCAAAAATCCCTTTTCTTGCGCTAAAATACAAAGCACTTTGCCAAAACTTAGACATTGATACGCATTTTGTGTGGATGAACCGCCCTTGCTACATCGCTGGACTTGCTCGCATTTTTGGGCTAAAAGGCGCCTTTGTTTTTAACGAATGCTCTACTCCAAGCGTGCTTTATAAAAACGCTGGCATAAAAGGTGCTGTTAGCAAAGCTCTATTAAAATGGCTCTATCCAAAGGCTGATTTTATCTACCCAAACAGCACTGGGGCGCTAGAGGATTTGCGTGATAATTACGGCATTAACCCTAGCAAAATGCGTGTGCTATATAATGCGCTTGATTTGGATGAGATAGAGCAAAAAGCCGCCCAGCCACTAACCGAGCTAGAAAATAAAAAGTTTTTTCTAAGCGTAGGCAGGCTAGATGAGGGCAAAAATCACGAGCTTTTAATCCGTGCTTATGCTAGCCTTGCTCACCCTGATTTGCCTGATTTGGTGATTTTGGGTCGTGGCGTGCTTGAAGCGCATTTAAGGGGCGTTATTAACAAGCTTGGCTTAGAGCAAAAGGTGCATCTTTTGGGCTTTAGCGCAAATCCATATAAGTTTATGAGAGCTTGCGAGGCTTTTGTCTTTGTCTCACGCTTTGAGGGCTTTGCAAATGTGCTAATAGAGGCTATGGCATGCGGTGCGCTAGTGATTACAAGCGAGCACAAAAGCGGCGCAAAAGAGCTTATCGGGGGTGATAAATACGGAATTTTGGTGCCAGTGGATGATGAGCGTGCCACAGCTGCTGCTATGAAGCGGGTTTTGGATGAAAAAACGCTAAAAGAGCAGTATCGCTCGCGCTCGCTTATCCGTGCCAAAGACTTCGCTGCTCCCAAAATCGCTAGCGAACTAATAACTGAGCTAAAAGGCTTTTAA